The window CACGGGTAGGCGTCCGACATGTTGGCGTAGGGCGCGACCGCGTCGATGCCGGGGCCGAGCCAGGTCTCCCGGACGGTCAGCATGGGGCCGGCCGTGCGGTCGGAGCTGGGCACCCAGGGGCGGGCCAGCTTGTAGTAGGCGTCCGGGGCCTCGCTGGTCACCCGGCCTCTGGTGACCAGGTAACCGCGCGGGTTGGCACCCGCCGTCGAGGGCGCGAAGACGAAGCCGTACGGGGCGGAGGCCAGGTCGGTGCGGGTCAGGGTGCGGAAGTGGCAGTGCTCGAAGACGGCCGTGGCCCGGCCGAAGACGAAGTCGACGTCGCCCTCGGCGTAGCAGTGCGAGAAGTACTGCCGGGCGAAGACGGTGAGCGCGTTGGTGTCGGCGTACAGGGTGTCCTGGTGGCCGAGGAAACGGCAGTGGTGGAAGGCGGAGCGGTCGCCCATCACCTTGATGGCGACGGCCTGGGTGCCGCTGATCCCGGGGTGGTCGGCGCGCAGCCAGTCATTGGCGAAGGTGATCCGGCGGGCGGTGAAGCCGTCGGCGCGCACGGTGGTGGTGGCGGAGCCCGTGGTGCCGTAGGTGCCGGAGCCGTCGGGTTTCGGGGTGCCGGCGGCGTTGTCGTAGACGATGACGACGTCCCGTGGGTCCTCGCCCGCGCCGAGCCAGGTCATGTCGGTGCGGGTGAGGTCGACGCCGACCGTCTCCCGGTAGGTGCCGGGCGCGAGGACCAGCGTCCAGCCGCTGCCGGAGGTGGCGTTCACGGCGGCCTGGACGGTGGTGAAGTCGCCGCGGCCGTGTGGATCGACGTAGAGCGTGGTCGGGGAGAGGCGGGCGGCCGGTGAGCCGTACGGGCCGAACGGGCGGGGCCCGGCGGCGGCGCTCGCGGGGACCGACGCGAGCCCGAGGGCGGCGCCCGCACCGGCGCTCGCCATCAGGAATCCCCGTCTGGACAGGGGGAGTTGGAAGTGGGGCGAGGGCATGCGGGTGCTCCTTCACTTGGGGGCAGGGCCGGGGCCGAGCCCCGGCCCTTGGGTGGATCAGCAGATGCGGCCGGCGCCCGCGCGGTGGTCGACGATGCCCGGGACCGCCCGAGGGTGGTCGACCTTGGTCCGCAGCGTGGGCGTCCACCCCGCGCCGGACTGCAGGGTCTCGGCGGGGATCTCCGCGTTGTGGACGGCGATCAGATCGGTGAGCTTGCCGTTGACGTAGTTGTTCGCGGCGGTGAGGGGTGCCTCGTTCCACTTCTTCAGCACCTTGCCGGTACTGACCCCGGCCGCCAGCGAGAAGGCGTTGTCGGTGGCGTTGAGCTGGGAGGAGGCGCCGATGCCGAAGACGTAGCCGAACTTCTGGTCGCCGGTCACCACGAAGTGGTTGTTGTACGAGTCGACCTGCCCGAACCGGACGCGCGGCGCCCGCTCCACGATGCCCTCGAAGCGGTTGTGGTGGA of the Streptomyces sp. NBC_00287 genome contains:
- a CDS encoding pectinesterase family protein: MPSPHFQLPLSRRGFLMASAGAGAALGLASVPASAAAGPRPFGPYGSPAARLSPTTLYVDPHGRGDFTTVQAAVNATSGSGWTLVLAPGTYRETVGVDLTRTDMTWLGAGEDPRDVVIVYDNAAGTPKPDGSGTYGTTGSATTTVRADGFTARRITFANDWLRADHPGISGTQAVAIKVMGDRSAFHHCRFLGHQDTLYADTNALTVFARQYFSHCYAEGDVDFVFGRATAVFEHCHFRTLTRTDLASAPYGFVFAPSTAGANPRGYLVTRGRVTSEAPDAYYKLARPWVPSSDRTAGPMLTVRETWLGPGIDAVAPYANMSDAYPWQNQRFAEYRNSGPGAEIAVAENRPQLTAEQAESATRAAYLGDWEPWKEDC